The nucleotide window ATTCATTTCCCTGGAAATCTTCTGCTTCTGCAATATAATCAATGAGTGCAGGACCTCTGTATATTTCTAATCCGGTTACTCTAGAAGTTTATGACTTTTTATCTTGCAAGATTTCTGGCGTAGTAACTGCTTTTTGCAGCTGAGCTTTGGAGCCTTTCTCTGTTAGTAAAGAAAAGATTTACTACTCTCTTGGTACTATGAACCAATCTTGCTCTATCATATACGGAAGGGGAAAAATGAATCTCTATACTAGTTAACAATGGAAACCATCAATTTTTAAAGAATTGCTAGAGGAAGTTTGAACTAATGCTACAAATTGGAAAAGGTCTAAAAGAGATAGTGGGGCATCAGCTTTTCTACATAGTATTCTGCAGCGGTTCTCATCAAGTTGTAAGTATAAactttgttcttttgtttctgATGCATCTCATTGCATTTTGTTCACTAATGAAGATTAATCATCATATAGATATACTGACATCTGGGATGCTGGAAACCCATATTTCGCTTGGAATTATACTTAAACTGAGTGTCCTGTATCCTGGTTTGTAGTCTTGTGAACTTTTAAAACTCAAAAGGCTAAGGGTATAAATAACCTTTCAAATGGTGCTTTTTTTATCATGGTTTCAAGATATTATAGGTTTGAGACCATACCTGGCCGAGAGTAATTGGGAGGAGCCTTCCAATGGGAGGCCCAGGGCGGCTCCCACCAAGAGTACGAGAAGAAAATGCACTGCTATATACCAGTTTCCATCTCCCTTGCAGTTTATCAAGATCAGTTGAGAGATCCACTGGGCCTCCAGCAGCTTCAAGCTCCTTGGCAGCAGCATCTGCCTTTCGTAGATCATCTTCACTCGCTGCAAGACCATTATTTAGCCCGGCAACAGCACTCTGCACCAAATTGACCCAAAAGTTAGGAGTTATTAGAATTATTATTGCTGCAAATTAAGAGGAACAATTAAGTATGTATAAACAAAGACCATAACCACCACAAGCCCACACGTGCACCTTCACATTATACATGACTACCATAAACTCTCTTCAACAAGTTTAAAGATGGATATTTGCCATTATAGAGGTGAAACCTGATTTGATTAAGCTTTGCAGATAGAACACATAATAGTAAATTTGCAAATCAATATCATTCTTGTGATCAACTTTACAGGAAGAGTTCAAAAAACTGAACTATGCCACCGcaagaaagaagataaaaaaaatgatcattatataagagaaaactaaaaacCGTATCAATCAAGCCCATGACCATTGAGTTCTTTTAGGCCATACTTTCCAAGTCTCACTTTTAGAGAGGTAGAAACATGTTGTGTGTTGAAGCATTTTACTTTCAAGAGCTCTTACTGAATCCTACAACACTACCAGCAGCCTTCAATTCCTCCTTCAGCATATTCAATTAACAATTTTTAAATCACAAACATTAAGATTGGTGCCCTCCAATCATAAATCAATCTTCGACCACAATCTATAGAATGAAGAGAACAGAAGTAGAAACCACAAAAATAAATCGGTTTAGCACCCGCACGGAATACACTTAGGTAATTCACACAGATTTTAAAAGGCCAGATCATAGATAACTTCCAGGGTTGTCTTTGTCTCAATCTATGCTATGAAATGACCAACACCCAATTCTTACTAATTTGAGGGGGAGGTAGATAGGGAACCTAACAATACCAAATAGAGAAGCCTCGCTTATTGACTGTTCACGGTAATCAAGTCTGACTTACCATACTGTTGTACTTTCCATGGATCTGATTCCATCAACAAAGTACCAACTGTAATGTACTCGGTTCATGAACCTACGTATAATTTGTTTTGCTAGCAAGTGAGACTCATAGTAACAACTTGTTAAAGACCAATGATTAACTGGAAGCACAGAGTTAGCTTATCCCATACTCCGAGTGGGTCTGAGATTGCTTGTAAGTTACGGCCACTTACAAATGCAGCATACTTGTGTATATCTATGGCATATCCAAGTTGCAGATAATCTGAATTCGTAGAAGTAATTTCACATGAGATCcatttacaaaataattaatcaACCTCGATCAGTCCTACATTCAACCATATGCAGCAGAAACTTGAACCTAATGAGATAGCTACTATACAAATGTAGAATAAGTTTCACCTCCTTAATTTCAATCTGAAAGAAACTAAATTGGTTTACCCAACTCAATATCAAAAGAGCACAATTCACTCATCTCAGTTTTAACACCAAACTAAACAATCAAAAAGCATCAAATTCATCAAGCAACAGTACCACTCAATCAAATTCACAACTTGCAAACGCAATTCAACCAAGAACAGTGCTTTAAAAGTAACCCATTACCCAAAACGCAAAAGTAAATACCTTTACAACATATTCAATACAACGCGATCGAAACAAAGCTAAATTACAAAACGGGCAAGTTGAAACTTCAACAACTCACCAATAACTTGAGCTTTAACGGCGATCTTCCCAGAGACGTGACGTCATCCACGGCGCCTTTAGCCGCACTAGAAACATCGTCCACAGCAGAAGAGACGCCGTCAACAGCAGCTCTAGTAGTCAGAGCAAAGCTTTGTCTGCGGTGGCTGTTCTTCAAACCGAGACGACTTCGTTTTGGGTTGCCCGCAACAAGACACGTggtgcaagaagaagaagaagaagagggggagACAGTGGGTAGAGTATAAGGAAGACAGGTTAGAGAAGCCATGGCAGAGGTTGAAGGTCTGGTTTTTCTGTGTGTCTTGTCGTGTGGGGGGGTTGGGAGTTTTATGTTGTCACGGGGTGATTGAATTGGTGGTATGTGTGCGTTCGCGCGTTTCTATAGTCTTCTAGTAAATTTTCCAACACTTGGGGCGGTTTGCTGTGTGGAACGTAATGAAAAGATCGATGAGACGTTTTGGCCGACATCTACAACGGTTCAGAGAATCTTGTTAactgattttcttcttttcttttaagatAAGATAAGATATATGGGGGCGGATCCGTGGCATCACaaattatagttaaaattatactTCAATTACCAATCATTAGATTAAAAGATTATCAATGGATGAGATTAGTCATAAAGAATATATCATTacctattatttttgttttcttttcttttctttttaattaattaatcaaatctatttattatgacttaataaaaatcaataattgctattttgatttggaatacaattaaggaatcaaatctttcaattgttttcctATTGAAACTCATCTACTGCTCAAAAAAGAACTGATGAGGCGTTTGACGAAGCATGATGAAAACTGATTGAATTCTCTAGCTCTTTCTCACCTTTTCTTCATCAAGATGACAGAGCAAAATCAAGAGTCATCATATTTTCATTGCATATTTCCAATAGGTTacccttaattttttttattttttttttctgtttgctCTAAATATTGTACAGTTCATGCCATTTGTTGATGATAAACATCAGGTCTCATGATATCTAGTTGACGTTGTGTAAAATTCTTTCATGTTCATTTAGTTTGTTAAAGTTTTCATTTAGTTCATCAAAGGCCTCATCTGatcgatttctttttcttttttgatgagTTTTAATaggaaaacaattgaaagatttgattCCTTAATTGTATTCCATATAAGAATAgcaattattgatttttattaaatcataataaatagatttgattaattaattaaaaagaaattaaaataataggTAATGATATATTATTCTATATGACTAATCTCATCCATTGATAGTTTTTTAATCTAATGGTTGGTAATTGAagtataattttaactataatttaTGATGTCACGGATCCGCccccaagatatatatatatatatatatatatgttgactTTTATAGCTCAATTTTAGTTATAGACTTGTAGTGTGGTGCTAAACTGCTAGTGCAACGTTGTAGGTTCGAGACACGTCAAGTTTTAAACTAATTTTTAAATTGAGATTGAACTTTTTGTTTAAATTTGGCTAAAGACGGTTCCTTATTTCAACTGAAAAGTCTAAAATCAAATTGATGTTAGTCAtgttagaaagaaaagaaaaaaatatcagTTTGACCAAAATTTGAGCTCGTTAAAAAAGTATTTAAGTAACTACATTACTTGGGCAATCAACATTTTACATATATACTTTGAATGTTAGTGAAACAATAGTAATGTTAGTGGGTGAGGTGGCATCATGGGCCCCCACGCAGCTCCATTCCAACCCCAAATAAGGGGCCGATACCTATGTCAAAATCTATATAACGATAAACACATGAATACTTGTAAAAGCATCTCCTACGGTAGGTTATAAAGTCATTTTTAACCTAAAAAGTTCTCCCACGGTACtccaagaaaaaaatttggccCTGTTAAAATTTGTAGGCAATTTAGGCTGGGTTTTGGTAAGCCAAATAATGGgccatacaattttttttttctttatgaagAGGTATTATACATTTAACGAAAACCAATTTTcttatatacatgtgttattATAATGTTATTAAATATTAAGATTATATCATTGTAAAGAtcttgttgagatcttcaatatgagcacaatatttgatatgtttagaatgtttaaaataaatgtgtaatcattaatttttatgatatatTTATCTTTATTTAAGTAAATAGACTAGTTTTTTGACAGCCTCGGGCCCTCGTTAAAACCATAgcgtttttttatattttaaaattgagaaaattagatataaactcAGTATTCTAAAGAGGTATTGGGAAAATTTATCAATCTACACCCAATTCATGTAAGCAATTCCTTGTAAAGTGTTGatgtataattaatatttttttatgttgtccTATATGCTTGATTTCCCTTGAGGTTACCCTTAGGGTAGTTCCACGTAGGTAAAACTTTCCTTGTAGAGTGTTGatgtataattaatatttataacaaattacatcaATATGCCTGATTTTCTAAATAAGACCATCAATATGCCTGATTTACCCTTGGGGTAGTAAAAAATAATATGAAATGATAACTAATCATTAATTTTAGCATTTACTCTTTGAACATGTAACTAATAAATAACATAGAAATGAGGTATCTAAAACTAAATACCATTTGACAAGGTTTCAATATCATAAAACAACTTACCTAACTGCCATGACATTAGATAAAATACCTCTAGAACAGGTAATCAATATATGACATAGGTATGAGGCATCTAAAACTATATACTTTTTGACAaggtattgaaaaaaaaaaatcatagcaTAAAACAACTTACCTCATAACCATGACATTAGATAACATACCTCTAGAACAGATAACCAATAAATGACATAGGTATGAGGCATCTAAAATTTTATACATTTTGACAAGGTATTGAAAAAAACTCATGGCATAAAACAACTTACCTCATAGCCATGAACATCGCTAAATATCATACATTTGGAATCGGTAACCAATGAAACTCATAgcataaaaaataaatcaatagGCATTAAAGTTTTAGAATTTGAAAGTCATACctactacatttttttttaatcgtcACCTGAAAGCCAAGTGTTTTACCCAACTTCTCAAGTTATCATGGGTAGGTTAGGTATGGTATAAACTATAGACTATAGACGTATAGTCGAACAAACCCATATACAAACTAAATTCTCAGTAACATTTCATCGAATACATTGAGTGCACCGCACATATATAGCATGAAGCTACTAGATAGCCTTAGGGATACCATTGCCCAGCTTCAATCCTTGATGATGGGTAATGGGGAATATAACTTCTCGAGATAGCTTAGGCATGAAATATGCAATACAGCTCTTTATCAACATTGAGGAAGCCTTATCAGTTGTAAAAATCTTAGAGAGTATGCCATGTTAGCACATTTATCTgtcgatgttaaaaaaaaaatattacaaacCTAACATCAACCGAGAAGAGTACAagtcaaattttgaaaaaacttGGGATCTAGAAGTTACAAGATACACGATAGTGCTGGCTACTTTACTTAAAAGGGAAAACATCACTAATGGTcattgagttatgacttattcaacacttaactcactgtattttcaacatcACTAATGGTcattgagttatgacttattcgacacttaactcactgtattttcaacatcacttaactcactcagttttatatccgtctttcacttaactcactgtcgttaattctgccattaaaaactattaaaattgagggtatatttgtctaaacactaaaaaaatgcatttctaacttctttttttttataaaaaaaaaagacaatttttttttcaaattatatttaagttaaaaaaatcattttttattagaaatctcataaatttaaaaaattgaaaaaagtctaataaatgtaaattgagggtatatttgtctaaacactaaaaaaatgcatttctaatttatatttaagttttaaaaaaaatattagaaatttcggaaatttaaaaaaattgaaaaaaaaagtctaataaatgtagttttttttaagttaaaaatgattttaaagtgttttgacaaatataccatcaattttaacggcttctaacggtagaattaacggcagtgagttaagtgaaagacggatgtaaaactgagtgagttaagtgatattgttgaaaatacagtgagttaagtgtcgaataagtcataactcagtgaccattgatGATATTTCCCCTTACTTAAAAATAATGAGAAATATTGACAGTGAATAATTTGATGATCTTATTCAATGGTGTATTAAGAATCACTTTTTTATGATCCTACCATCataattttcaataattatTCAATCAATATGCAATTATGCATACCATACACCCTTCAACCACAAACGTCCATAGTCTGCAGTGGTGACAAAGAGCAACCAAAACTGCTATTTCTCTTCTAAAGCCATATAAGCAGTCTTCTACGTTTAGTTTCGGTTATGAGCTTGGTTCACAATCAGACTTGTCGACCAAAGCCAACCGCAAATTCAAAAGAATAAACCACAAATACCCATAAACTCAAATTCTTCTCATCCATGTAAAGTAGAGGCGGTGGCTCGAAGATCATCATCATCCACGTTGTCGCTGGAGAAATCAAAAGCATTCATCGGTAGCGGCATATCTAGATAGAAGGGCAGGATCTCCTAAACGATGATGTGAAGACACAATCATCACCGTCATCGACAATGGAGGAAGATGAGTCACAATCACTGACACCCAGTAAAACTCAGCCGCAACAACTTGTCCAAAACCCGCCTAGCCCAGTCCGTCCAACCCTCCCAGAAGCTTAGTCGCCCGCCCAAAACCCAACCTACCTACCTCACCGATTTGACATTAGTCGAGTTGGAGAGCCATCCCCCAATGCCTTggaggccgatttttagaacacttACTCGTCGCATGTGAAGATAAAGATCGTTTGGTAACTTAATGACATGGCGTGCTTTTATTGGATGAATGACATGGAGAATCCTAAATCAATAAGAGGATTAAGAAGTTGGTTTTTCTTCTAAGTCAAGGAGTCTCTTAAACTAGGTGAGCTAAAGGAGAGACGTTGGTGATTATTGAACTTGAGAATCGCTGATTAGTCCATCTTATGGGAGTAATGAAGATGTGGTAGTACGTGTTGATGAACTGATTTTCCCACCAACTTATTCGTTCTTGAGATGGAGGAGACGCCTGAGCCTACATTATCACCATTGATCTCGGGGTGCCCATTCATGACCACAACTCAAACCAACATAGATATGTTCAACGACACCTAAATTAGTTCATCATATAAGAGTAATATTGAAGATGTGCTAGTACGTGTTGATGGATTGATCTTGACCGTTGACTTCTTCTTTCTTGAGATGGAGGAGACGCTTATGCCTACAACATTACCATTGATCTTGGGACTCCCAATATTCATCGTTAACTAACATAGATATGTTCAACGACACCTGAAATATGTCAGTTTTTGGGAAAATGGTGATGTTTAAGGTGTTTGAGCCTTTGAAGCTTTTGTTCGATAAGCGTGAACATTTTGATGATGATGGAGGAGTAAAAGAAGAAGTTCGATTCCTTAGAatatggacaaaggccaaagtGCAGGCATGAGATCCTAGAGATTCATAATTGATTTCAAATAGTAATGAACATTCTCCATCAATCATATAGAAGGGTCTGGGAACAAGCATGAACCAACTTTGTTAAACTAGGTTTGGACCACGTGATATGTGCATGATCAAAAAATTGAGAAGATTTTTAGCTAAAAGAACCTTCATTTTCTTGAAATTAATTGGACAGAAAGGTACCATACTTTTAAAAGTAACTAATACTTATCACTtttaaaactacaaaaatgtcTACACACTCGATGTGTATGAGAGTAGTGGGGAGTTATAGGCCTAGTTTGGCCCCGAGATGATTTTTGAACTAAAGCGTCTCAAGGACCTTGCATTAATAATAGAGGTAAGGCCAGAATGACCAGTACATATATTTCAGCTACCATCTATAGATAGACAAGAAGTTGTGATGAACACACCATGGTGATACATAGGATATGACCATTCATTCAACAAGTcctgctcacttattcaaagtaAGCCTATTCATCTATGACTGAGCAAAGCATAGTAATAGGCTAGTCTAAACAGAAAAACTAACCAAAAAATGGGTACAAAGACCCAATAGTTATTTTGGACCTAAGCGGAATTGGCCCAGAATTAATTTTCCATGCTCCAAGCCCAACCAGTGGCCCAAGGAGCTCATTCTGATCACTGGTGCCACCGCTCCGCGTCACCACCCTTGCACTATGTCGTCCAGCGCCGCCGTAACCATCATGCCCATAGGGAGTCAATGACGTGAGGAGCTGCTCGGACAAAGCAATCGTTGAAGCTTCACCGAGGACCATCACCCAGAGTCCTATTCAATCATCTTCAGCTTGCACAACCCGATCAAATCTGGTCGGAACCAGATCACTGCCGACAACCAAAAGAGATCTGTCATCCTGACTTGCTATATTCAGTCGACGAAAGCTTTCATCTTGATTCCCGTTGCACAACACTCACCCCAGAGAGGTGATGTCGAAGCCTAGGCTTGAATTTGTCGACAGTATCGACCCTTAGAGGGAGCTGTCGCAGAATGACGATGCCGAAAACCTAGCCCAAGACAGCTAGCGTTGAGAGAGAGCGCAACGCTCATCTTTGGCCCCGAGATGATTAATTTAAAAGCAGGTTTAGTTATGCAGTGAGAATAATTAGCTGTAAAATTAAGTAGCCGAGTGTTTAGTAAATTATGCTTTTAATAGTGCTGTGAGTACAAAAGTAGCGTTTAAGTGTTTGGTGAACTTTGGTATAAAACTGTTGTGAGTTTAGTCAATGACCAAAAAGGAcatgaagaaattaaagaattAAGACGAGATTAATTGAGATTAATTTTATTTCTCGATAAGTAGTAACGacatttgagatttttttagaaaattctaTTGAAGTGAATCTTCAATTTAATGACTTGAGAAGTACGCGTCATGACCAATCCGTGGTAATTTCCGTGAAATCTTGTCAAagctatttattatgaatttcagACGTTTGGGAATTAAGAAATtcattttgaataaaagaaaataattgcGGTGCGGTCTTGATGGTTTGTTTCATCATCTTGACGTTGTTTGCACTTTGTCAAATTAGGAGTCTCCTTGGTTTGTGTGACCATTGTTTCAGTCTCATGGTGTATTAGAGATTTAGTTGCTCCATTAGGCAGTTATGTTCGGGCCTGTTGGTCTGATGTTATGAGTAGGTCATTAGTGGCTCCTGATTTGTACCATTCATACAACTTGCAACACTTCCGTATGAATGAACCTATTTGATCCAAGTAATACCTCACTGATTACAAGAGCGAAAAACATACAATGACCAAATATGTTCATGTTCACCAATACAAAAGACCAAATAGAGAGCTGATAACCAAATAGGACAAACTCACCCATCAGATATATGAGTGCAGTACCTTAATTTATGCGGTGTTCTTGCTTCATATGAAGAGAAGATTTTGTATTCTTTAGGACTACTCCCTTAATTAGATTTAAGGAAAGCGTTGCTCTTGTTAAAGTGTGGCTGTCCCTAATCGTTTGGAAAGCCAATGTAACCATCATCATTTTTCCCAGAGAAGAGACCCAGTTGAATTGTGAAGTTGATGGAATTGAATGAGGGCAATATAGGTAAAGCCAATAAGTGATCTTAACTTCTGAAATCTCTTAATCTAGAAGTAGCAATATAACAGCTTGTGAATTATACATTGGTAGTGGGAGATTGAATTATAATCAGCAATCTATTGTTTTACCAAACACCCAATCTgacttaaattaataaataagCACCTTAAATTGCCTAAACCTCTAGGCCAAATTGGGCCATAGTTGTAATTGTgagatattttcttttattatgtgttgtttaattgttttattttgctttttatgtttttgtttccAATTATGAATGCAATTcataatattttaatattttgtaaaggtaaaaaaaaaaaaagtcttaacagcttctcttaataatagacTATTAAAGCCATTAACGTATGTTTctgtctaatttttttttttttagagaatgtTTCTGTCTAATCTAAGAATGTAAAGtcattcttgaaaaaaaaaaaacttttttgtATTATAATGATTAATTTATTACTTAAATTTGTTCCCTTCCGGCTCCCACCAGGTGGGGACAATCCTGTGACCCCGCCTTCAAGAAAACCTAAAGTTTTCAAAACTCAAACCTAATTCCTTTCCCGcccaaactcaaactcaaacccaaaccAAATCTCAAATCTCAAAAACGTCCCCACCTCATttcgtctctctctcttcttcacaaCTTCTCCTCTTCCATTAATCTTAAATTAATCCACTCATGTCCGCCTTATCCGCTCGCCGCCTCAAAGACCGCGGCGGCGTCGCCGCACCCACCAAACCCGACAAGAGATCCTCCAGCGTCGGCAAGGAAAACCCGCCCGGGCCCACTTTCCGGACTTCGGCCCAGAAGCCCGCCATGCGGCCCGTTCCACGTGTCGACAAGGCGGCCGCGAATACCTGCGGCGATGCGCGCGCGCGGTGGTCCATGCCTTCTGTGGCGAAAGGTAGGAGCTCTAGCCCTTCTGAGTTTTTTAGGGTTGCCGCATCGGGAAATGTTGGGCCGAAGAATCGGAGGGGTTCTGCGGATCGGGTCGAGAGGGGTCCGAGTCCGGGTTCGGGTTTGGGCGAGAGGGAAAGGTCAGGGAGTGCAGGGAGGAGTTTGAGTAGGGGAAGAGGATCAGGGGTTAGGGATTTGGAAGTCAAAGTTGGTCaattgggggttagggttttcaGGGATTTGAAAGATGATGGTAAAATTGGGGTgaaaaagaatggaacttgtGGAGGACTGGAAGTGAAATCGGTGGAGATTGAGAAGAATTTTAGTGGGATTAGGTCTAGGGTTTTGGGCAGTTGTGATGGAGTAGCTAATTTGAAAAACCCAGATGGGGTTGATggtagggttttggagagatcCAATAGTGGAAAGAGTAGAAGTAGTGATATTGGGAATCGAGCTGGTTTGGGATTGAAGGAGTCGAGTGAGAAATGTGTGAGCAATGGGAAGGTTTTGGAGGGTTTGAAGGAGAAGGGGTTGAAGGAAGAGGGAAGTAATGGCGGTCGAGTTGGTATAAAACATCCTAGTAAGCTTCATGAGAAGCTTGCTTTCTTGGAAGGGAAGGTGAAGAGGATTGCGTCTGATATAAAGAAGACTAAGGAGATATTGGATATGAATAACCCAGATGCATCGAAGGTGATACTTTCTGATATTCAGGAGAAGATTACAGGGATTGAGAAGGCCATGGTACATGTTTCCAATGGCTCTGGTGGTAAGGTGTTGAAAGGTAATGAGCAGGATCACCAGGACGCCAAAGTGGTTGAGAACGGTCACATTGAGCAGGTGTGTAAGGTGAAGAGTTCGGTAAAGGGTTTGAATCGTGAGGACTTGGAAGCTAGACTCTTTCCTCATCATAAGTTGATTAGAAACCGCACAGCCTTGAAAGCATCATCAGAAAGTTCTCAATGTCAAGTAGTTGAAACCAGTTGTGAATCAAAAGTGGATGAAAAGACAGTGTGCCTTATAGATGAGAACCCAATTGCTATAGATTTCTTGGCTTCCTTGGATAATGAGCAAACTCAAGTTTCTACAAGGGATGGACACGAGGATTTGGAAAATTGTGAGGTTCAAGCTGTGGATGGTGCCACCACTGCAGGAGTTGAAAAATCTTCAAAAATGGTCACTGGTAAGCAGGATGACGAGCTCATTCTTACAACTGATGAAACACTTGATGAGTCCGGTGATCAGGAGAATAGACAAGTGATCATTGATGAGGAAACTGAGGATACTAGCATTTACCAGCTCAATGGAATAGGCCAGAAGACCTCAACTGGTGGGTGGTTTATGTCTGAGGGTGAGTCAGTTCTTCTTGCTCATGATGATGGTTCGTGCACCTTCTATGATATTGTAAACTCTGAGGTATTTAACTTCTCATTTTTGTTCGTTTAGCTTCATTGTTTACTTATGTATTATAATCATAGTCAAATGCTCCCCTTCAGTTGCTCTTTGCCCAATACTAATTAAGAAATTAAAACATTCAGATATTCTGCATACTATAATCCGCGATTTGCATTTTTTCCTCTAGCAGTCTGTTAGGTACATTGATTTTGGTTTGAACAATTGAGTTCATGTTACAATTGCAAATATCTCTTGATTCATTAT belongs to Rosa chinensis cultivar Old Blush chromosome 4, RchiOBHm-V2, whole genome shotgun sequence and includes:
- the LOC112197656 gene encoding plastid-lipid-associated protein 6, chloroplastic, giving the protein MASLTCLPYTLPTVSPSSSSSSCTTCLVAGNPKRSRLGLKNSHRRQSFALTTRAAVDGVSSAVDDVSSAAKGAVDDVTSLGRSPLKLKLLSAVAGLNNGLAASEDDLRKADAAAKELEAAGGPVDLSTDLDKLQGRWKLVYSSAFSSRTLGGSRPGPPIGRLLPITLGQVFQRIDIVSKDFDNIVEVQLGAPWPLPPIDVTATLAHKFELIGTARVKIKFDKTTVKTTGSLSQLPPLEIPRIPDGLRPSSNPGSGEFEVTYVDTDTRITRGDRDELRVFVIA
- the LOC112195943 gene encoding KIN14B-interacting protein At4g14310; translated protein: MSALSARRLKDRGGVAAPTKPDKRSSSVGKENPPGPTFRTSAQKPAMRPVPRVDKAAANTCGDARARWSMPSVAKGRSSSPSEFFRVAASGNVGPKNRRGSADRVERGPSPGSGLGERERSGSAGRSLSRGRGSGVRDLEVKVGQLGVRVFRDLKDDGKIGVKKNGTCGGLEVKSVEIEKNFSGIRSRVLGSCDGVANLKNPDGVDGRVLERSNSGKSRSSDIGNRAGLGLKESSEKCVSNGKVLEGLKEKGLKEEGSNGGRVGIKHPSKLHEKLAFLEGKVKRIASDIKKTKEILDMNNPDASKVILSDIQEKITGIEKAMVHVSNGSGGKVLKGNEQDHQDAKVVENGHIEQVCKVKSSVKGLNREDLEARLFPHHKLIRNRTALKASSESSQCQVVETSCESKVDEKTVCLIDENPIAIDFLASLDNEQTQVSTRDGHEDLENCEVQAVDGATTAGVEKSSKMVTGKQDDELILTTDETLDESGDQENRQVIIDEETEDTSIYQLNGIGQKTSTGGWFMSEGESVLLAHDDGSCTFYDIVNSEEKALYKPPAGVSPNMWRDCWIIRAPSADGCSGRYVVAASAGNTMDSGFCSWDFYAKDVCAFHIDDGLAPSRTVLGPLPDNISYRRNTLSNLLDPETQQWWYRPCGPLIVSSATCQRVVRIYDIRDGEQVMKWDVPKPVLTMDNSSPLQWRNRGKVVVADIETISIWDVNSLNPQPLLSVSSAGRKISALHVNNTDSELGGGVRQRVSSAEAEGNDGVFCTQDSINILDFRNPSGIGLKIPKLGVTAQSVFSRGDSIFLGCPNGRSGWKKQSSSQVQQFSIRKQRLISTYALPESNAHSHHTAITQVWGNSNLVMGVCGLGLFVFDALKDDGVPSFTNDSGSTQKDCEVIGPDDLYAPSFDYMDSRALIISRDRPALWRHLS